The Cygnus olor isolate bCygOlo1 chromosome 2, bCygOlo1.pri.v2, whole genome shotgun sequence genome contains the following window.
AGATCTACAAGGAGGCTGCTGTTCCAGTGCTTCTTTGTTATTCCTGTCTGAGAGCAAGTATTCACATACCAAAACTCTTCATCACACAGCTCTGTAAAATCCAGTTCTTTCATGACCCGGTTCTCGTTAACTTCACAATCCACGTTTCTGTGTGGAGACTCCACAGAAGGCAACAAGATGGCAGAGTTTGGACTGTTTGGAGTTAAGTCCACCACCATACCAGAATCCACAGTGTAGGTTCCAGAAGAAAACTCACTCAGTTCCTTCACTGAGGAAGGTGGGCTAGGAGGGGCATCTTGAGATATGAAGATATTTTGAATGAACAACTCCACATTTAGGCCACGTGGCACGTCGGTCTGAATGGACTGTTCCGCTGTCATgttgctgctttcctcctctttctcagaagaagacagtttttcatcagaaacattttcatgtgtCTCTCGATCCACAACAGAACTGGAGGAAGATGGATCACTCACTTCAGAACTTGCAGTGGTTAAACTCTCCTTAGACGAATCGCTCTCGTTACTTGTGTTACTTGTGTCCTCAGTGTCCTCGCTCCTCACTGCTTCATTATCGCCCATCTCCTCCAAAGCTTGGTCCTCTGTGATGAGGCTTTCTGGCGTCTTGACATACAGAGCTAACGGCTTCCCTGGGGAGTCAGACACATACTCGTTGCTCAGAAAGCCGCTGTGAGCCATCTCCATGCTGTGCAGCAAAGATTCCAGTTTCTTGTTTTGAACGTTTATgtctacaaaatatttctgaatgcCTTTGTCTTTATCTGCCAAGTTGTTCTTCATGGTTTCAATAACCTGCTTGAGttgtttaatttcctttttcgCTTCCTTTAAGGCCAGCTGTGCCTCCACACGGCAACACTCCTCTTCAATCCAGTCTTCTCTCATGCGTTCCAGCTGAGTTTTCAGCTCTTCTACTTCTGTCTCCCTGtagcacaagaaaaatgttgtaaCACTTCTGCTGACTGGCCAGCTAGAGTCAACAAAAGGCTCCACTGCACCGGGATGGCCAGGCAGAGGAGATGCTCCACGGAGGAAGCAAATTCCTCCACGCGCCACTTGCTGACACTGCTGAGAGTCAGCAGAGCTGTAAGGCAGCTGCCAAGACACGCTGGCTGACCGCTAACTGGAATCACCAACCTCACCACGCAGTCAGCAGTCTTGTGGCACTTTTGAGGGTTGTGCCACGATCCCTGACATTTGGAGGTGCAAGTGGTGGCCTGTAGGTTGGATCCAATCAGTACAGCACTTGCACCTCACCTACTGCCTTGCCCTGGAGGAACGGAGAAATGTCTGCCTGGAGAGCACACGCTACACGTTGTCCATGCCTGcaagcagctctgtgcctgcagccacGGTAACGCTGATCTCACGCGGCAGGCGAGCTCCAGACCTGAGAGATGCAGAGGCTGGGCTGGCCTCAGCTGCACCCTGGGGTCCCTGGGACTCTGCCTGGGGAGGACACTCAAACGCCCCTTCATGCCTGCTTGGGTTGTGTGTGCTGGAGACCCAGCTCTCAAAGCCCATTTTCAGTCAAAGAAATGACATCTGTCGCTGTGTAATGCACATCGTCACTTCTTTGCTCAGCACCAATACAGAGGGCTATTGTGAAAAATTCAATGtaagcaacaaaaacacaagcGGACTCACTGGTTTGTgtaacagcttttctttcattagggAATAAGGAGCACATTTTGAAGTCGTATTTCACCAACAGAGGTAGAAAGAAGACTAAAGTAATACAAGTTTGCAGGGATAAAACTGTTTTATGTATAAAAATTCTTGGTGCTAAATCAGACTGATAAAAAtaccctttatttttaataaaattgccTAATATTAGGCAAgttcaaagggaaaagagcCAGCTTTATGCATAAATAAACTGCATGGTATGTATTTACTGAGCAGATGAAACCTGAAATACCTTGAAAACAACTTAACCAGTctgattgtattttaaatttcttagtTACAACTTTACGAGGTGAAGAAATTAGTAAAACATTCAGCAGTCCCATCCCTATATGTTCTTGAAAAAACCTTTACAACtctgatttctgaaatgaaatatacCTTTCTTTAAGCTTGCTCTCAGATtccttcagctttgtttttaaatgtcgTACTGTGACTTCCTTCTGCTGTAGAGGAGTCAAATACTGTTCCGGATTTAGTGGCTTAATGTTACGGTTCTCACCACAAGACAGGTATCTCCCTGATcgcctgaaaagaaaaaaagacaaacaaaccgTCACATAACATCACTCCTACAGTTCTTCAGctttggcaaaaataaaaataccatatTGACTGATACAAAACTGAGTTTACACTTGACTCATCTGGGGCTTCTCAGTGTCAGCACAAGTGACTCACTCTGGTAAGTCAAAATACCTGAGGGAACTGCTGATATGTGGCTATAGTGAAACATTTCCTATTTATAGCACTTGGTCTCAGTGCAATTACACCAAAAGAgacatttatctttaaaataacaagaCATCCCCTCACCTAAAATGGGTGGAGTGTTCAAGAGCAGACAGGCTATCGACACAGCTAAGTAAGTTAATGTAAGAACTGAGTTTAGATCCACGTATGAATTATAAAGTTGTGCACACTGAAAACTAGATTCACCCTGTCTAGCTTCAGGTGTGTATCTGACATGCTAGACTGCTGAGCTgtctgagagagaaaaggagatacggaaacagcagcagcatggtgGCAATTTAGTCTCTGCACTATGTGTTGCATCCTCTGGCAggcatctgttttcttccctctacAGGAAACTGCACTCCTTGGGTAGGTGCCTAAGGCTAGGCAGGGTGAATTTTTGCCTGAGTGTATAGTATTTTCTATAGTACCGCACCCAACTCTCTCCAAAGCAAAAGGACCCTTATGTGAAAGAGCCAGTAAATCCACATGGGAACTGATGGCATGAAACCACATGAAAGAGCCTGCCTTGAAGTGAAAACCAACTACAAGAGGCCTTTGACCGAGAGTAACCTTTAATTTTACAGTGctgaaacaaaaaagcttttgcagTGGTAGGAAAATATGGGTTGGAGCACCCTGCTGACTGTCAAGCCACCAGTATGAGGAGTCACACCTACGCCGAGGAGCAAGATGACTTGCTTGGCTATTCCCACATTCGAGTGCAGAGCACTGAACTCTGGGATAATGAAATAAACACTTGCCTCATTATTGGGCTGCTGTCACTTCCTTTGTTACTTCCTGAGTTACTGCTAGGGGGAGAAGCCCCATAAA
Protein-coding sequences here:
- the SYBU gene encoding syntabulin isoform X1 is translated as MGPLRESGKEQKAQPEKEASRSRIPRLVLRPQYQQQHHHHQQKVSPASESPFSEEESREFNPPSSSGGSARTVSSNSFCSDDTGCPSSQSVSPVKTPSDAGHSPISFCTGSDGDFSRKKFNSGTMSEGNTQLTRCKKETKTSLVKPGSEADFSSSSSTGSISVPEVRMSAAGNKRFSFSRNRGPYGRNSGLSSYKSAASPPALREKDLLSTLCRNQQNPVSIQHLYGASPPSSNSGSNKGSDSSPIMRRSGRYLSCGENRNIKPLNPEQYLTPLQQKEVTVRHLKTKLKESESKLKERETEVEELKTQLERMREDWIEEECCRVEAQLALKEAKKEIKQLKQVIETMKNNLADKDKGIQKYFVDINVQNKKLESLLHSMEMAHSGFLSNEYVSDSPGKPLALYVKTPESLITEDQALEEMGDNEAVRSEDTEDTSNTSNESDSSKESLTTASSEVSDPSSSSSVVDRETHENVSDEKLSSSEKEEESSNMTAEQSIQTDVPRGLNVELFIQNIFISQDAPPSPPSSVKELSEFSSGTYTVDSGMVVDLTPNSPNSAILLPSVESPHRNVDCEVNENRVMKELDFTELCDEEFWYVNTCSQTGITKKHWNSSLLVDLLAVAAPVVPTVMWAFSTQRGGVDPMYNIGTLLRGCCLVALHSLRRTPFNIKT
- the SYBU gene encoding syntabulin isoform X2; amino-acid sequence: MTEDGAWKLMATQHRRLSGCAKGPDAAVKVEDPKEKLTRRRGRYGSEADFSSSSSTGSISVPEVRMSAAGNKRFSFSRNRGPYGRNSGLSSYKSAASPPALREKDLLSTLCRNQQNPVSIQHLYGASPPSSNSGSNKGSDSSPIMRRSGRYLSCGENRNIKPLNPEQYLTPLQQKEVTVRHLKTKLKESESKLKERETEVEELKTQLERMREDWIEEECCRVEAQLALKEAKKEIKQLKQVIETMKNNLADKDKGIQKYFVDINVQNKKLESLLHSMEMAHSGFLSNEYVSDSPGKPLALYVKTPESLITEDQALEEMGDNEAVRSEDTEDTSNTSNESDSSKESLTTASSEVSDPSSSSSVVDRETHENVSDEKLSSSEKEEESSNMTAEQSIQTDVPRGLNVELFIQNIFISQDAPPSPPSSVKELSEFSSGTYTVDSGMVVDLTPNSPNSAILLPSVESPHRNVDCEVNENRVMKELDFTELCDEEFWYVNTCSQTGITKKHWNSSLLVDLLAVAAPVVPTVMWAFSTQRGGVDPMYNIGTLLRGCCLVALHSLRRTPFNIKT
- the SYBU gene encoding syntabulin isoform X3 → MSPGQGSFLCVAASAGLWKAVGVLQGHECFGGLNIRGSEADFSSSSSTGSISVPEVRMSAAGNKRFSFSRNRGPYGRNSGLSSYKSAASPPALREKDLLSTLCRNQQNPVSIQHLYGASPPSSNSGSNKGSDSSPIMRRSGRYLSCGENRNIKPLNPEQYLTPLQQKEVTVRHLKTKLKESESKLKERETEVEELKTQLERMREDWIEEECCRVEAQLALKEAKKEIKQLKQVIETMKNNLADKDKGIQKYFVDINVQNKKLESLLHSMEMAHSGFLSNEYVSDSPGKPLALYVKTPESLITEDQALEEMGDNEAVRSEDTEDTSNTSNESDSSKESLTTASSEVSDPSSSSSVVDRETHENVSDEKLSSSEKEEESSNMTAEQSIQTDVPRGLNVELFIQNIFISQDAPPSPPSSVKELSEFSSGTYTVDSGMVVDLTPNSPNSAILLPSVESPHRNVDCEVNENRVMKELDFTELCDEEFWYVNTCSQTGITKKHWNSSLLVDLLAVAAPVVPTVMWAFSTQRGGVDPMYNIGTLLRGCCLVALHSLRRTPFNIKT